The genomic interval GTTGAAGCGGGAAAGAAAACGGGGGCGCCCGGCCGCGCCCCCGCTTCCCGTCACATCATGTCACCGCGTGCCTGTCACGGAAGCGACGGGGTGTTCTCCGCGAAGTACTCGTGGCTGTCCGCGTTGTCGCGCGCGTTGGTCGGGTTGGACGTCGCCAGGCTCTTGCAGGCGCTCTGGCCGTAGGCGTGGTCATCCGTGTCGGACACCACGGTGAAGTGGCTCATCTCGTGAATCAGCGTGCCAGCCTTGGAGTCGGTGCCCGTCGGCGGTGCGGGCCAGAAGGCGTTGCACACGTAGATGCGGTACGGCTGGTTCTTGTACACGTACGCGTAGGCGCTGTCCGTGCAGCCGCAGTCGACGATGACCGACTTCGTGTTGAAGGCGCTCAGGATGGCGTTGAAGTGGGCCAGGATGGTGTTGTTGTTGGTCGTGTTGTACGTGCCGAACCACGTCGTGAAGCGGGTGGGCGGATTCCTGGTCGTGCTGAGCCAGCTGATGGCGCCCGAGGACATCGTCTTCGCGTCGTTGAACGCCGTCGTCACCTGCGTCGTGCGCGTGGCGTTGCAGTTCGCGGTGGACAGCGCCATGGCGGAGACGGTGCCGGCCGCCTCGGCCTGGGGCCCGACGAAGGGACGGCCCTCCACGAAGACGCTCAGGCTGTCCGAGCGCAGCTGGGAGATGCCCTCGTGGCCCGCGGTGGAGTCGTGCGAGTCCGAGTCGTAGCGCAGGCTGTAGCTGCCCGTGCGCGAGAAGTCATAGATGGCGCCCAGGTCCACCGTGTACGAGACGCTCTCGCCTGCGGCCAGGCGCAGGTAGTCGCTCGCTTGCGGCGTGGCCCACTTGTAGTGCCGGCCCTGGTACTCCACCGGAGCGCCGTCCACGGTGATGGCGAACAGGTCCTCCTTCAAGCCATCCGTGGGGGTGTGCCATTTGAGCAGGCGCACCGTGTCCTTCGAAACGTTGGTGAGCGTCACCGTCACGCCCACGTCCTCGCGCGCGGCCAGCGACTGGCGCGGCGTGGACAGCTTGACCGCGACATCTCCGGCGACCGCATCTCGCGCCGTCTCGCCCTGGGCGGGAACGTCTCCCGCGCGCTCTTCGGGCGAACCACAGGCACCCAGCAGCGAGGCACTGATAACCGCACCCATCCACCAATTGAGGCGACCACGTGAGCTGAAGCTCATGTCGGACTTCCTTTCGGGGAATGCTTGGGAGTGACTTCGCGGAACACGCGCCGGCCTGACTTCTGGAAAATCAGGCCTGGCGCGTTATCCGGTTTATAGTCACTTTCTTGGAATCCCGTCCAGGTGAGTCCGTGTGCTGCTTCACGGGCGGGCGTACGTGACGAGCAGCGCCACCATGGCGAACGCGTAGCCCACCACGACGGGGCCAAGCGCGAAGAAGACGGCGTCGTAGAAGCTTTCAGTCTGGGTGTTCATGGCGGTGTTCCTTGTGTCGTGCCTGGCGGTCATCGCGAGGCGAACACTCCATGAGCAAGGCATGGGCCAGACACCGGTGGCCGGAGGAAACCCAGGGGCTTCGAGGGGTTGTGCCGGCGCGAGCGGACAGCGCGCGCAAGACGGGCGCGCGCAATCCGTTCGCTTGTGGGATTCGCGCGTTCGGGCGCGAGGAGCGCGGGCTTGAAGGCGCGCGCATCCCCTGCGTCACGTCCTCGAGGCGGGAGGCGCGTGGCTCGCGAGCGAGCGGACGAGTTCGAGCGAGCGGCGCACGTGTTCGCCCACGCGAATCTGGGATTCGAAGCTGTCGCGGATGATGCCCTGGCGGTCCACCACGAAGGTGACCCGGCCCGGCAGCAGGCCGAGGAAGGAGCCGCCCACGCCGAACGCCTCGCGGGCCTCGCCCTTCTCGTCGCTCAACAGGATGAAGGGCAGCCGGTGCTTGGCCGCGAAGCCCTGGTGGGAGGCGACGGAGTCGGAGCTGATGCCGACGACCTCCGCGCCCGCCGCGACGAAGTCCTCGTACTGGTCCCTCAAGCCGCAGGCCTGGACCGTACAACCCGGCGAGTCGTCTCGCGGGTAGAAGTAGACGACCAGCACCTTGCGTCCCGCCAGGTCCTTCAGGCGCACCGGCTGGTTGCCCGCGCCCATCAGCGTCACGTCTGGCAGCGCATCGCCCTGCTGCAACAGCTTCGTTCTCGCCACGTGCACTCCTCCCGCGCCGCCGGAGGTGAGGTCCGGCGCGCCCACGGCCTCGTGAGTCAACCATGCCCTCCAGGGAGGGGCGAGCTTGCGGCCGGGCGCGCGCGGGCTGGGGTCTTTCCACGCCCGCCTCCTCGCTGGGCGGGGGCCCGAGGTGCAATGCCCTGGAGGAGGACGTTTCGCGACGCATCCCGGGGACGCCCGTTGCATCTCAAGAGCGTGGGGGATGCGGTGTCGCTCCCCCGTCCGGCAGGCGACAGCCCTATGCGCGGCCGGACCCGAAATTTCGGGCGCGGGAGGCTTTGGCGTCTTACCTTTCGAGACAAGACGTGAGAGCTTATCTGGGGTACAGGGCGGAAACTTTCGCCGGGGTTGCGCAACGTTGCGTTCAGGCGTAGGACGCAGCCTCGGGGGGTTGGTCAGGAGTGAACATGGTCGGCCTCGTCGTCGCATCGCACGGGCGTTTGGCGGAGGAGCTGGTCTCCACCGCGGAACAGATCGTGGGGAAGCTCCCCGCGGTGGCAACCTGCAACATCGAGCCGGGGACTCCCGTCGAGGACCTCCGCGCGAAGATGAAGCAGGCGGTGTCGCGCGTGGACGCCGGGGACGGTGTCATCATCCTCGCGGACCTGTTCGGTGGCACGCCCTGCAAGGAATCGCTGATGATGTGTCAGCGCATGAACCTGGAGGTCCTGGCGGGCGTCAATCTGCCCATGCTCCTCAAGGCCAACTCGCTTCGTTCCGAGCAGCTCACCCTCTCTGAGATGGCCAACCAGTTGGCGTCCTATGGTCAGCGCAACATCACCTGTGCATCCGCCCTTCTTCGCGAGGCCCAGCAGCAGCCGCGAACTTGACGGACCCGCGCGGGTCGGCGATTCGAGACGGTTGTGATCTCCCTGGTCCGCGTCGACAACCGCCTCATCCACGGACAGGTCGTCGAGGCCTGGCTGCCCCACCTCAAGGTCTCCCGCGTCGTGGTCGCGGATGACGAGGCGGCCTCCAGTCCCCTCATCCGTGCGGCCATGGCGCTCGCGGTGCAGAGCGCCATCGAGGTCCAGATTCTTCCGTTGTCCCAGGTGGACTTCGCGGCCCTGTCCAAGGATGGGGTCCGCACGCTGGTGCTCCTGCGCGACGTGGCGTCCGTGCCCTTCGCGTACGCGCACGGGCTGAACCTGGGCGAGCTCAACCTGGGCAACGTGCACTTCGGCACGGGTCGCCGGCAGGTGTCCCCGTCCGTGTTCCTGGCGGAGGCGGAGCTGCGCACGCTCCAGCAGCTGGCGGAGCAGGGCGTGCGCGTGGAGGCGCGGGCGGTGCCGTCGGAGAAGCCGGTGGAGCTGTCGGACCTCTCGGAGCGGTGGGCGAAGGCCGGGTGAGCACGTGAGCGTCGTCTGGACCCAGGTGGCGCTCGCGGGGGTGTGGGGCGGCCTGGTGGCCGTGGAGCGCAAGGCGTTCCTTCAGGCCATGATGTCCCGCCCGCTCGTGGCCGGCACCGTCATGGGGCTCTTGCTCGATGACGTGACGTCCGGGCTGAGCGTGGGCCTGCTCCTGGAGCTGTTCTTCCTGGGCACCGCGAACCTGGGCGCATCCCTTCCGGAGAACGACACGCTGGCGGCCACCGCCACCAGCGCGGCCGCGTGCACCCTCACCCACGCCTCGGGCGCGCCGTCCACGCCGGCCATCTGGTCGTTGGCGGTGCTGCTCTTCATCGGCATGGGGCGGGTGGGGCGGCGCGGCGACAGGCTCCTGGAAGGCTATTCGGCGAGGCTGGCGCGGGTGGCGCTGGCCTCCGCGGAGGCGGGCAACCTCACGCGCGCCATGCGGCAGAACCTGTGGGGCATGTGGCCGCAC from Myxococcus stipitatus carries:
- a CDS encoding peroxiredoxin — encoded protein: MARTKLLQQGDALPDVTLMGAGNQPVRLKDLAGRKVLVVYFYPRDDSPGCTVQACGLRDQYEDFVAAGAEVVGISSDSVASHQGFAAKHRLPFILLSDEKGEAREAFGVGGSFLGLLPGRVTFVVDRQGIIRDSFESQIRVGEHVRRSLELVRSLASHAPPASRT
- a CDS encoding M35 family metallo-endopeptidase yields the protein MGAVISASLLGACGSPEERAGDVPAQGETARDAVAGDVAVKLSTPRQSLAAREDVGVTVTLTNVSKDTVRLLKWHTPTDGLKEDLFAITVDGAPVEYQGRHYKWATPQASDYLRLAAGESVSYTVDLGAIYDFSRTGSYSLRYDSDSHDSTAGHEGISQLRSDSLSVFVEGRPFVGPQAEAAGTVSAMALSTANCNATRTTQVTTAFNDAKTMSSGAISWLSTTRNPPTRFTTWFGTYNTTNNNTILAHFNAILSAFNTKSVIVDCGCTDSAYAYVYKNQPYRIYVCNAFWPAPPTGTDSKAGTLIHEMSHFTVVSDTDDHAYGQSACKSLATSNPTNARDNADSHEYFAENTPSLP
- a CDS encoding PTS sugar transporter subunit IIB, which codes for MISLVRVDNRLIHGQVVEAWLPHLKVSRVVVADDEAASSPLIRAAMALAVQSAIEVQILPLSQVDFAALSKDGVRTLVLLRDVASVPFAYAHGLNLGELNLGNVHFGTGRRQVSPSVFLAEAELRTLQQLAEQGVRVEARAVPSEKPVELSDLSERWAKAG
- a CDS encoding PTS sugar transporter subunit IIA, with the protein product MVGLVVASHGRLAEELVSTAEQIVGKLPAVATCNIEPGTPVEDLRAKMKQAVSRVDAGDGVIILADLFGGTPCKESLMMCQRMNLEVLAGVNLPMLLKANSLRSEQLTLSEMANQLASYGQRNITCASALLREAQQQPRT
- a CDS encoding PTS sugar transporter subunit IIC, with product MSVVWTQVALAGVWGGLVAVERKAFLQAMMSRPLVAGTVMGLLLDDVTSGLSVGLLLELFFLGTANLGASLPENDTLAATATSAAACTLTHASGAPSTPAIWSLAVLLFIGMGRVGRRGDRLLEGYSARLARVALASAEAGNLTRAMRQNLWGMWPHFTLYGVLTALCALAGFFVEPVLQALPAPLTRGLAWAFPAMASVSAAIAAQGSHARKAPLYAALGAAAVTVAIVLYLLQERGT